A window from Pokkaliibacter sp. MBI-7 encodes these proteins:
- a CDS encoding methyl-accepting chemotaxis protein translates to MSIKAKLLSTFLVTTLLPVLIVAALTIHSVTNQAREDFVETSNLDVKLVENTFTTFFDSVGHTVSAMADYPALKDADNGDITTYFGAAQKPAQVATAKGGREKQIFDYFSSIGNNNPALGYVYMSDAKGGYIEWPGTGDYGDWDPRKRPWYTIGKDSNFKLGRRDGYYWEPDDAVYVSVLKGFKNTAGQFAGVVAIDVSLKSLTDMTQKIRFGDTGFFMLVEGSGTLLVDGHQPKNNFKKLSELKDPYFATLGSTTNGVVDLSIDGVDYMANVYTSPTLGWKLIGFKQKAEIYASAYNLTWLTLAVSVVLVVVFGIVGVIIARRISTPINLVKDGLQTIAQGEGDLTRRLAILSQDETGELAKWFNQFIESTQGMIRVIKDNAVTIHEVSDQTSQRSASMAKTMQHQLSAVEQIVTAVTQMSSAANDVAKNCVHTAEVSEQGLAATRNGKEVINRSAAGVNKLGRSMQQSSEVIQELEKETVNINNILSTIQQIAEQTNLLALNAAIEAARAGEQGRGFAVVADEVRNLARRTQDSTEQINRILNLLVSRIQEVTVTMDHSLTESSEAMRLSEEAMGAFESIEAAVQTIRDMTMQTASATEEQHLVTEDINQNIVSINEAVNQVSAQAAEVEHYSREQSQLSSSLRQLVARFRTE, encoded by the coding sequence ATGAGTATTAAAGCCAAGCTGTTATCGACCTTTCTGGTTACCACCCTGTTGCCCGTGCTGATCGTGGCGGCGCTGACCATTCACAGTGTCACCAATCAGGCCCGTGAAGACTTTGTCGAAACCAGTAACCTGGACGTGAAACTGGTGGAAAACACCTTCACGACCTTCTTTGATTCGGTCGGCCACACCGTGTCGGCGATGGCAGACTATCCGGCGCTCAAGGATGCCGACAACGGTGATATCACCACCTACTTCGGTGCGGCGCAAAAGCCCGCGCAGGTGGCCACGGCCAAGGGTGGGCGGGAAAAGCAGATCTTTGATTACTTCTCCAGCATTGGTAACAACAACCCGGCACTGGGTTATGTCTATATGAGTGACGCCAAGGGCGGCTATATCGAATGGCCGGGCACCGGTGACTACGGTGACTGGGATCCACGCAAACGCCCCTGGTACACCATCGGTAAAGACTCCAATTTCAAACTGGGCCGTCGTGATGGCTACTACTGGGAGCCGGACGATGCGGTCTATGTCTCGGTGCTGAAAGGCTTCAAGAACACCGCCGGGCAGTTTGCCGGGGTGGTCGCCATCGATGTGTCGCTCAAGTCCCTGACCGACATGACGCAGAAAATCCGCTTTGGTGACACCGGCTTCTTTATGCTGGTGGAAGGCAGCGGCACCCTGCTGGTGGATGGACATCAGCCCAAGAATAACTTCAAGAAGCTCTCTGAGCTGAAAGACCCCTACTTTGCTACGCTGGGCAGCACTACCAACGGTGTGGTTGATCTGAGCATTGATGGCGTCGACTACATGGCCAACGTCTACACCTCACCGACACTGGGCTGGAAGCTGATCGGCTTCAAGCAGAAGGCCGAAATCTATGCCAGCGCCTATAACCTGACCTGGCTGACGCTAGCGGTCAGCGTGGTGCTGGTGGTGGTGTTCGGTATTGTCGGGGTAATTATCGCCCGTCGTATCAGCACCCCGATCAATCTGGTCAAAGACGGCCTGCAAACCATCGCGCAGGGTGAAGGTGATCTGACCCGCCGTCTGGCTATTCTCAGTCAGGATGAAACCGGTGAGCTGGCCAAGTGGTTCAACCAGTTTATCGAGTCGACGCAGGGCATGATCCGGGTGATCAAGGACAATGCCGTGACTATTCACGAAGTGTCCGACCAGACCAGCCAGCGCTCCGCCTCCATGGCCAAGACCATGCAGCATCAGCTCAGCGCGGTAGAACAGATCGTCACCGCAGTCACGCAGATGTCGTCGGCGGCCAACGATGTGGCGAAAAACTGTGTGCACACGGCCGAAGTGTCGGAGCAGGGGCTGGCCGCTACCCGCAACGGCAAGGAAGTGATCAACCGCAGTGCCGCCGGGGTCAACAAGCTGGGCCGCAGTATGCAGCAGTCCAGTGAAGTGATTCAGGAGCTGGAGAAGGAGACGGTGAACATCAATAACATCCTCTCTACCATCCAGCAGATTGCTGAGCAGACCAACCTGCTGGCGCTCAACGCCGCCATCGAGGCCGCCCGTGCCGGTGAACAGGGTCGTGGTTTCGCCGTGGTGGCCGATGAGGTGCGTAATCTGGCCAGACGCACACAGGATTCCACCGAGCAGATCAACCGTATCCTTAACCTGCTGGTCAGCCGTATTCAGGAAGTGACCGTGACTATGGACCACAGCCTGACTGAGTCCAGCGAAGCCATGCGTCTGTCGGAAGAAGCGATGGGTGCCTTTGAGAGCATCGAAGCGGCGGTACAGACCATCCGTGATATGACCATGCAGACCGCCAGTGCCACCGAAGAGCAACATCTGGTGACCGAGGATATCAACCAGAACATCGTCTCCATCAACGAGGCGGTCAATCAGGTCTCAGCGCAGGCGGCGGAAGTGGAACATTATTCGCGCGAGCAGAGCCAGCTCAGCAGCAGCCTGCGCCAGCTGGTGGCACGTTTCCGCACCGAATAA
- a CDS encoding AraC family transcriptional regulator: MEQARFIHAADVGGLELLQATYERQRFSRHSHEGYTIGVIECGAQRFFRNGSNHVASQDCLIIVNADEVHDGHAASEGGWSYQAIYPLPAVFAELSDELQLGGLPYFRDSVIHDPLLVRQLRQLFRLLAAGQGGNSLQRQTLMMDAMAQLMLRHGGQRRSVAMLQEAPLAVQRVRDYIDAHCQDNLGIETLAAIAGLNPFYLTRLFQRTVGLPPHTYQLQQRIALARRLILQGMALRDVAQQAGFVDQSHLNRCFKRIMGVTPGRYGLLPAAAAVLRD, from the coding sequence ATGGAGCAGGCGCGTTTTATTCATGCCGCTGATGTCGGAGGGCTGGAGCTGCTGCAGGCAACCTATGAGCGCCAGCGGTTTTCCCGTCATTCCCATGAGGGCTACACCATCGGGGTGATTGAATGCGGTGCCCAGCGCTTTTTCCGCAATGGCAGCAACCATGTGGCGTCACAGGACTGCCTGATTATCGTCAATGCCGATGAGGTACATGACGGCCATGCCGCCAGCGAGGGTGGCTGGTCCTATCAGGCCATTTATCCGTTGCCTGCAGTGTTCGCCGAACTCAGTGACGAGCTGCAGCTCGGTGGCCTGCCCTACTTCCGTGACTCGGTAATTCATGATCCGCTGCTGGTGCGCCAGTTGCGTCAGCTGTTCCGTCTGCTGGCTGCCGGTCAGGGCGGTAATTCACTGCAGCGTCAGACCCTGATGATGGACGCCATGGCACAGCTGATGCTGCGCCACGGTGGCCAGCGGCGCAGTGTTGCCATGCTGCAGGAAGCGCCGCTGGCTGTGCAGCGGGTGCGCGACTATATCGATGCGCACTGTCAGGACAATCTTGGCATCGAGACGCTGGCCGCCATCGCCGGGCTCAACCCCTTCTACCTGACCCGACTGTTCCAGCGTACGGTGGGTTTGCCGCCTCATACCTATCAGCTGCAGCAGCGTATTGCTCTGGCGCGACGGCTGATCCTGCAGGGCATGGCGCTGCGCGATGTGGCGCAGCAGGCAGGCTTTGTCGATCAGAGCCACCTCAATCGCTGTTTCAAACGCATCATGGGGGTTACGCCGGGGCGCTATGGTCTGCTGCCCGCCGCGGCAGCAGTGCTCAGGGATTAG
- a CDS encoding proline/glycine betaine ABC transporter permease gives MFPESLTFSIAAPVNEAVDWLVMNYGDGFEAVANALLQVLVLLEHGLRAIPWWLLIALLSGLGWLASRHWKLPLGIALLLFGLGSLGLWDQGIQTLALMVIATLLAVIIGIPIGILMARSDRLRMVMLPLLDIMQTMPSFVYLIPALMLFGLGKVPAIFATIIYAVPPLIRLTDLGLRLVDQEVMEATRAFGASPSQQLWGVQLPLALPNILAGVNQTTMMALSMVVIASMIGARGLGEQVLTGIQRLDVGKGLEAGIGIVLLAILFDRITQAAGRRSQRQGRGH, from the coding sequence ATGTTTCCCGAATCCCTGACATTCTCCATCGCCGCACCGGTCAACGAGGCCGTTGACTGGCTGGTGATGAATTACGGCGATGGCTTTGAGGCCGTCGCCAATGCCCTGCTGCAGGTACTGGTGCTGCTGGAGCACGGCCTGCGCGCGATCCCCTGGTGGTTACTGATTGCCCTGCTGTCAGGCCTTGGCTGGCTGGCCAGCCGCCACTGGAAGCTGCCGCTGGGCATTGCTCTGCTGCTGTTTGGTCTTGGCTCACTGGGCCTGTGGGATCAGGGTATCCAGACCCTGGCACTGATGGTGATCGCCACCCTGCTGGCAGTCATCATCGGCATCCCCATCGGTATTCTGATGGCCCGTTCTGACCGGCTGCGCATGGTCATGCTGCCCCTGCTCGACATCATGCAAACCATGCCCAGCTTCGTTTATCTGATCCCGGCGCTGATGCTGTTTGGCCTCGGCAAGGTGCCGGCCATCTTCGCCACCATCATCTATGCCGTACCACCGCTGATTCGCCTGACTGATCTGGGCCTTCGTCTGGTCGATCAGGAAGTCATGGAGGCGACCCGTGCCTTCGGTGCCAGCCCCTCGCAGCAGCTGTGGGGAGTGCAGTTACCACTGGCTTTGCCGAACATTCTGGCCGGCGTCAACCAGACCACCATGATGGCACTGTCGATGGTGGTCATCGCTTCCATGATCGGCGCCCGCGGTCTCGGTGAACAGGTGCTGACCGGAATTCAGCGGCTGGATGTGGGTAAAGGGCTGGAGGCCGGGATCGGCATCGTGCTGCTGGCCATTCTGTTTGACCGTATCACTCAGGCTGCCGGTCGCCGCAGCCAGCGCCAGGGCAGGGGGCACTGA
- a CDS encoding YjiH family protein, which produces MTSSSSAVQEERRFPSLVKLMLFSLIGILFFFVPVTIKGVSTIPLDHMVSWLRSEATGAVGIYALVLIVAGGVYPFVSGSWSRNLTSRVFSLLKLLGVVVGFMAYFEVGPALLFSKDMLPFLFHKLVIPVGLIVPIGAVFLAFLIGYGLLELVGVLVQPIMRPVWKTPGRSAIDAVASFVGSYSIGLLITNRVYKAGGYSAKEAAIIATGFSTVSATFMVIVAKTLGLMDIWNLYFWSTLIVSFAVTAIHVRLWPLAGMDNHASQPEPVAQSGNRFSHALSEGIKVAESAEPLLKSVATNVREGVMMAMGILPSILSVGLIGLLVAKYTPLFDILGYLFYPFAWLAQLPEPLVLAKATASGLAEMFLPALLMTQADVVSRFVIAVVSVSSILFFSATIPCVLSTDIPLSVRQMVVIWFQRTALSILLAAPFAFYAAGQLASAG; this is translated from the coding sequence ATGACTTCGTCCAGTTCTGCCGTACAGGAAGAGCGTCGTTTCCCTTCGCTGGTCAAGCTGATGCTGTTCAGCCTGATCGGTATTCTGTTTTTCTTTGTGCCGGTAACCATCAAGGGTGTCAGCACTATTCCGCTGGATCACATGGTCAGCTGGCTGCGTAGCGAAGCCACTGGTGCGGTCGGTATTTATGCGCTGGTACTGATCGTCGCTGGCGGTGTCTATCCCTTTGTCAGCGGCAGCTGGAGCCGCAACCTGACCAGCCGGGTCTTTTCGCTGCTCAAGCTGCTGGGTGTGGTGGTGGGCTTTATGGCCTATTTCGAGGTAGGCCCGGCGCTGCTGTTCAGCAAGGACATGCTGCCCTTCCTGTTCCATAAGCTGGTGATTCCCGTGGGCCTGATCGTGCCCATCGGTGCGGTCTTCCTGGCCTTTCTGATTGGTTATGGCCTGCTGGAGCTGGTGGGCGTGCTGGTGCAGCCGATCATGCGTCCGGTATGGAAAACCCCGGGCCGTTCAGCCATTGATGCGGTGGCCTCCTTTGTCGGCAGTTACTCCATCGGCCTGCTGATCACCAACCGGGTGTACAAGGCAGGTGGTTATTCCGCCAAGGAAGCCGCCATCATTGCCACCGGTTTCTCTACCGTCTCTGCCACCTTCATGGTGATTGTGGCCAAAACGCTGGGCCTGATGGATATCTGGAACCTGTACTTCTGGTCGACCCTGATTGTCAGTTTTGCCGTCACCGCCATCCATGTCCGGCTGTGGCCGCTGGCCGGCATGGATAACCACGCCTCACAACCCGAGCCGGTGGCGCAGTCCGGTAACCGCTTCAGTCATGCCCTCAGCGAAGGCATCAAGGTGGCGGAATCGGCCGAACCGTTGCTGAAGAGCGTGGCAACCAACGTCAGGGAAGGCGTCATGATGGCCATGGGGATTCTGCCTTCCATCCTGTCAGTGGGGCTGATCGGCCTGCTGGTTGCCAAGTACACGCCGCTGTTCGATATTCTCGGCTATCTGTTCTACCCCTTCGCCTGGCTGGCACAGCTGCCGGAGCCACTGGTGCTGGCAAAAGCCACAGCCAGTGGACTGGCAGAAATGTTCCTTCCCGCCCTGCTGATGACACAGGCCGATGTGGTGTCGCGCTTTGTTATTGCGGTGGTGTCGGTGTCGTCGATCCTGTTTTTCTCTGCCACCATTCCCTGCGTACTGTCGACTGACATCCCGCTGAGCGTGCGGCAGATGGTGGTGATCTGGTTCCAGCGCACCGCGCTCAGCATCCTGCTGGCGGCGCCCTTTGCGTTCTATGCGGCTGGACAACTGGCCAGCGCGGGCTGA
- a CDS encoding beta-eliminating lyase-related protein: MFNSLLSSLTPPWGAVLCHADSHIHNDENTAPEFFTGGARLISVAGAEGKLDPQVLSAALARRQGDVHSPQPATVSITQITEVGSLYSLAEIRGIGEICRQAGVPLHMDGARFANALVALDCSPAAMTWQAGVTALSFGASKNGVLAAEAVVLFDTSKSDELAYRRKRSGHLFSKMRLLSAQLDAYLQDDLWLHNARHANAMATRLAAGLAAVPGVQILGKAEANMLFCQLPQPMITRLLAEGYGFYTGRWAPGVVRLVTSFATTAAEVDAFIAGAAACAEPQQKGDNMNLIHCASATRQW, encoded by the coding sequence ATTTTCAACAGCCTGCTAAGCAGCCTGACCCCGCCCTGGGGAGCGGTGCTGTGCCATGCCGACAGCCATATTCACAATGATGAGAACACCGCTCCCGAGTTCTTCACTGGTGGCGCACGCCTGATCAGTGTGGCCGGTGCGGAGGGCAAGCTTGATCCACAGGTGCTGTCAGCCGCACTGGCCCGCCGTCAGGGCGATGTGCATTCGCCACAGCCCGCTACGGTTTCCATTACCCAGATCACCGAGGTGGGCAGTCTCTATTCACTGGCAGAAATTCGAGGCATTGGTGAGATCTGCCGGCAGGCAGGTGTGCCACTGCATATGGACGGTGCGCGCTTTGCCAACGCGCTGGTGGCGCTGGACTGCAGCCCGGCAGCCATGACCTGGCAGGCCGGGGTAACTGCACTGAGCTTCGGGGCCAGCAAAAACGGCGTACTGGCAGCGGAAGCGGTGGTGCTCTTTGATACCAGCAAAAGTGATGAGCTGGCCTACCGCCGCAAGCGCAGTGGCCATCTGTTCTCCAAGATGCGGCTGCTGTCTGCCCAGCTGGATGCCTATCTGCAGGATGACTTGTGGCTGCACAACGCCCGTCATGCCAATGCCATGGCGACACGGCTGGCCGCCGGACTGGCAGCGGTGCCGGGGGTGCAAATACTGGGAAAGGCAGAGGCCAACATGCTGTTCTGCCAGCTGCCGCAACCGATGATTACCCGGCTGCTGGCGGAGGGTTATGGCTTCTATACCGGTCGCTGGGCACCCGGTGTGGTGCGGCTGGTGACGTCCTTCGCCACCACGGCAGCCGAGGTCGATGCCTTTATCGCCGGTGCCGCCGCCTGCGCAGAGCCACAGCAGAAAGGTGACAACATGAATCTCATCCACTGCGCATCGGCCACGCGACAGTGGTGA
- a CDS encoding LysE family translocator, translating to MLGIISFPLFVGATFLLNITPGPDTAFVVGRSVAQGRLAGALSALGIGAGSVIHSLACAFGLSAILAASPSAFLLIKILGALYLMYLGINLLRASWRQRHHHAEGTAPVAAPPMSPKRLFMQGFITNLLNPKVILFFLSFFPQFVAADSQHTSLAFLLLGAVFVVMGTAWNLLVAMVAGSLSQRMSGNQRLKGWLDRVVGAAFIGLGVKLAS from the coding sequence ATGCTTGGAATTATCAGCTTCCCGCTGTTTGTCGGCGCCACTTTTCTGCTCAATATCACTCCTGGCCCCGATACCGCCTTTGTGGTCGGTCGCAGTGTGGCACAGGGACGACTGGCCGGTGCCCTGTCGGCACTGGGGATTGGTGCCGGTAGTGTCATTCATTCCCTGGCCTGTGCCTTTGGCCTTAGTGCCATTCTGGCCGCGTCGCCGTCAGCCTTCCTGCTGATCAAGATTCTGGGGGCGCTGTACCTGATGTATCTGGGTATCAATCTGCTGCGGGCATCCTGGCGTCAGCGGCACCACCACGCCGAAGGCACGGCACCCGTGGCCGCGCCACCGATGAGCCCGAAGCGCCTGTTCATGCAGGGCTTTATCACCAATCTGCTTAATCCCAAGGTGATCCTGTTCTTCCTGTCGTTCTTTCCGCAGTTTGTGGCGGCAGACAGCCAGCACACTTCACTGGCGTTCCTGCTGCTGGGCGCGGTGTTCGTGGTGATGGGCACCGCCTGGAATCTGCTGGTCGCCATGGTGGCTGGCAGTCTGAGCCAGCGCATGTCCGGTAATCAGCGGTTGAAAGGCTGGCTGGACCGGGTAGTGGGCGCGGCCTTTATTGGCCTTGGGGTCAAGCTGGCGTCCTGA
- a CDS encoding ABC transporter substrate-binding protein, whose translation MRHTSSPLARLARFSSAGLLALAAGYATQAAAACEVDKTIHITGMSWSSNLFMAELARDILEKGYDCKAERIPGETIAMLTALIRGDADLMPEMWMNTMQDLWEKGKQQDKVEAFGDTYDQGGVDAEAWYVPRYVVEGDEKRGIKAMAPDLKSVSDLPKYKALFKDPEEPEKGRFYNCPTGWNCEVVNSNKLVGYGLDSSFSNFRPGTGAALKAAIATNYKRGKPIVFYYWGPTDVLGKYDLVRLQEPAYDKAVFDQLIKPDSKPDKATAYPKSIILKAANKEFAQQAPQIMAFWQKFNLSNDEINKVLATMDNNNVEAEDAATQFLKEHPEQWSQWVPAGVAAKIKASL comes from the coding sequence ATGCGCCATACATCTTCCCCGCTGGCCAGACTGGCCAGGTTCAGCAGTGCCGGGCTGTTAGCCCTGGCGGCAGGTTATGCCACCCAGGCCGCTGCCGCCTGTGAAGTGGATAAAACCATCCACATCACCGGCATGAGCTGGTCGAGCAACCTGTTCATGGCCGAGCTGGCCCGCGACATTCTGGAAAAAGGCTACGACTGCAAAGCCGAACGTATTCCCGGTGAAACCATTGCCATGCTGACCGCCCTGATTCGTGGCGATGCCGACCTGATGCCGGAAATGTGGATGAACACCATGCAGGACCTGTGGGAAAAGGGTAAGCAACAGGACAAGGTAGAAGCCTTTGGCGATACCTATGATCAGGGCGGCGTCGATGCCGAAGCCTGGTACGTGCCCCGCTATGTGGTCGAAGGTGACGAAAAACGTGGCATCAAGGCCATGGCCCCTGATCTCAAATCCGTCAGCGACCTGCCCAAATACAAGGCGCTGTTCAAAGACCCGGAAGAGCCGGAGAAAGGCCGTTTCTACAACTGCCCAACCGGCTGGAACTGTGAAGTGGTGAACTCTAACAAACTGGTGGGCTACGGTCTCGACAGCAGCTTCAGTAACTTCCGCCCGGGTACCGGTGCTGCCCTGAAGGCCGCCATCGCCACTAACTACAAGCGCGGCAAACCCATCGTGTTTTACTACTGGGGCCCCACCGACGTGCTGGGCAAATACGATCTGGTACGCCTGCAGGAGCCTGCCTACGACAAGGCGGTGTTCGACCAGCTGATCAAGCCAGACTCCAAGCCTGATAAGGCCACGGCCTATCCCAAATCCATCATTCTCAAAGCTGCCAACAAGGAGTTCGCCCAACAGGCTCCGCAGATCATGGCGTTCTGGCAGAAGTTCAATCTCAGCAACGACGAGATCAACAAGGTGCTGGCCACGATGGATAACAACAACGTCGAGGCTGAAGACGCCGCCACCCAGTTCCTCAAGGAGCACCCGGAGCAGTGGAGCCAGTGGGTACCTGCCGGGGTGGCCGCCAAAATCAAGGCATCTCTGTAG
- a CDS encoding beta-eliminating lyase-related protein: protein MTSSLRPAFHSDNVAGASPQVLAAITEAAAGSAVPYGGDELSNRVADRLADMFDCELSVAPVATGTAANCLALTGC, encoded by the coding sequence ATGACCTCATCCCTGCGCCCTGCCTTTCACAGCGACAACGTGGCGGGTGCCTCACCTCAGGTGCTGGCGGCCATTACTGAAGCCGCCGCTGGCAGTGCCGTGCCTTATGGCGGAGATGAACTGAGCAACAGGGTGGCTGACCGGCTGGCAGACATGTTTGATTGTGAACTGAGTGTGGCGCCGGTCGCTACCGGCACCGCCGCCAACTGCCTGGCCCTAACAGGCTGTTGA
- a CDS encoding glycine betaine/L-proline ABC transporter ATP-binding protein, translating into MKIQVQNIYKIFGRQPQKALAAVKAGKDKDSLLAETGHTLGLKDISLDIEGGKTFVIMGLSGSGKSTLIRHFNRLIEPTAGDIRVDGQSVMAMNDKELLEFRRHKISMVFQRFGLLPHRHVLDNVAYGLRVQGADPSERQHKARHWIDVVGLAGYEAAYPDELSGGMQQRVGLARALCTDPDILLMDEAFSALDPLIRREMQDQLISLQSSLHKTIVFITHDLDEALRLGNRIAILKDGEIQQVGTPQEILLHPANAYVNAFVQDVNRTKVLTAGLALAAADVFDNTAVFNARTPAQEALRQLQQCPDSHGFVVDDQQHLLGVVQQQALSQCDGQQPLATLVHQVDAVAEDALLEQVMEQVAHAGHGIPVVDGEQRLTGILTAESTLQALTDEQRGQGSPVITTEAERKAS; encoded by the coding sequence ATGAAGATTCAGGTACAGAACATCTACAAGATTTTCGGGCGCCAGCCCCAGAAAGCGCTGGCCGCCGTCAAGGCCGGTAAAGACAAGGACAGTCTGCTGGCAGAAACCGGCCATACCCTTGGCCTCAAAGACATCAGTCTGGATATCGAAGGTGGCAAGACCTTCGTCATCATGGGTCTGTCCGGCTCCGGCAAATCCACCCTGATCCGCCACTTTAACCGTCTGATTGAACCCACTGCCGGTGACATCAGGGTGGACGGGCAAAGCGTGATGGCGATGAACGATAAGGAGCTGCTGGAGTTCCGTCGTCACAAGATCAGCATGGTGTTCCAGCGTTTTGGTCTGCTGCCGCATCGTCATGTGCTGGATAACGTCGCCTACGGCCTCAGGGTACAGGGCGCAGACCCGTCGGAACGGCAACATAAGGCACGCCACTGGATAGACGTGGTCGGGCTGGCAGGCTATGAGGCCGCCTATCCGGACGAACTGTCCGGCGGCATGCAGCAACGGGTCGGACTGGCTCGTGCGCTCTGTACCGACCCCGACATCCTGCTGATGGATGAAGCCTTCAGTGCCCTCGATCCGCTGATCCGTCGCGAAATGCAGGATCAGCTCATCAGTCTGCAAAGCAGCCTGCACAAGACCATCGTGTTTATTACCCATGATCTGGATGAGGCCCTGCGCCTGGGCAATCGCATTGCTATTCTCAAGGACGGCGAAATCCAGCAGGTTGGCACCCCACAGGAAATCCTGCTGCATCCGGCCAACGCCTACGTCAATGCCTTCGTGCAGGACGTCAACCGCACCAAGGTACTGACGGCCGGGCTGGCACTGGCGGCGGCCGACGTGTTCGACAACACCGCCGTGTTCAATGCCCGCACCCCAGCACAGGAAGCGTTACGCCAGTTGCAGCAATGCCCGGACAGTCACGGCTTTGTCGTTGATGATCAGCAGCATCTGCTGGGCGTCGTACAGCAGCAGGCACTGAGTCAGTGTGATGGTCAGCAGCCACTGGCCACACTGGTGCATCAGGTCGATGCGGTGGCCGAAGATGCCTTGCTGGAACAGGTAATGGAGCAGGTGGCTCATGCTGGCCATGGCATCCCGGTGGTGGACGGTGAACAACGCCTGACCGGCATTCTGACCGCCGAAAGCACGCTGCAAGCCCTGACCGATGAACAGCGTGGGCAGGGCAGCCCGGTCATCACCACCGAGGCTGAGCGCAAAGCCAGTTAG
- a CDS encoding MFS transporter, translating to MTPASPLTLQPAIDWRAVLSVLLSVFLVVMDVSIANVALPSLSQELQVSAASSVWIVSIYQVAAAASLLPFAALGGRFSNRIVYISGLAMFLLCSLLCALAQNFTTLVIARFAQGLGASAVMAVNAAMLAQLFPLQRLGQGIGWNALTVGVAFAAGPLVSAMLLTFADWRWLFLINLPLGGIALLGCLRYLPTSSSLPGSFRPLASLLCFLLFLCGGLAVVLYSQGQHNMYLSLSAAIAVLTALGLWWVERGQSTPVVPVDLLKNPMFRLSNLTALFAFTTQASIFVALPFYFTHLMQMSALHTGAMMTPWSAAVALMAPLVGRAADRWHPGPMGAVGFTLIALGITLFLLWHDSSSLILVYMVICGVGFSLFQSPNQRAILTSAPSQRRSAASGMVACVRLIGQCLGAGLTALCLLGGDQQGPVYALSLAIILALLAALCSGLRWRIRTAAPVARP from the coding sequence GTGACTCCCGCCAGCCCGCTTACCCTTCAGCCTGCTATTGACTGGCGTGCCGTACTCTCAGTGCTGCTGTCGGTATTTCTGGTGGTAATGGATGTATCCATCGCCAATGTGGCGCTGCCCAGCCTGAGCCAGGAGCTGCAGGTCTCTGCCGCCAGCTCGGTGTGGATTGTCAGTATTTATCAGGTCGCCGCAGCCGCCTCGTTGTTACCCTTTGCCGCCCTGGGTGGCCGCTTCAGTAACCGCATCGTCTATATCAGCGGGCTGGCCATGTTTCTGCTGTGTTCGCTGCTCTGCGCTCTGGCGCAGAACTTCACCACGCTGGTCATCGCCCGCTTTGCTCAGGGCCTCGGCGCCAGTGCGGTCATGGCCGTCAATGCTGCCATGCTGGCGCAGCTTTTCCCGCTACAGCGACTGGGTCAGGGTATAGGCTGGAACGCGCTGACAGTGGGGGTCGCCTTTGCTGCCGGTCCGCTGGTGTCAGCCATGCTGCTGACCTTTGCTGACTGGCGCTGGCTGTTTCTGATCAACCTGCCGCTGGGCGGTATCGCCCTGTTGGGCTGTCTGCGTTATCTGCCCACGTCCAGTTCGCTGCCCGGCAGCTTCCGCCCTCTGGCCTCACTGTTGTGCTTCCTGCTGTTCCTCTGCGGCGGGCTGGCGGTGGTGCTGTACTCGCAGGGCCAGCACAATATGTATCTGTCTCTCTCTGCCGCTATCGCGGTGCTCACCGCACTGGGCTTATGGTGGGTTGAGCGTGGCCAGAGTACGCCCGTGGTGCCTGTTGATTTGCTGAAAAACCCCATGTTCCGTCTATCCAACCTTACGGCCCTGTTCGCCTTTACCACGCAGGCCAGCATCTTTGTCGCGCTGCCGTTCTACTTCACCCATCTGATGCAGATGAGTGCCCTGCACACCGGCGCGATGATGACGCCCTGGTCTGCCGCCGTCGCATTGATGGCGCCGCTGGTGGGCCGGGCGGCGGACCGCTGGCATCCGGGCCCGATGGGGGCGGTGGGTTTTACCCTGATTGCTCTGGGTATCACCCTGTTTCTGCTCTGGCATGACAGCAGCAGCCTGATTCTGGTGTACATGGTGATCTGCGGTGTCGGCTTCTCGCTGTTTCAGTCGCCCAATCAGCGCGCCATTCTGACCAGTGCTCCGTCACAGCGGCGTAGTGCGGCCAGTGGCATGGTGGCCTGTGTGCGGCTGATAGGCCAGTGCCTCGGCGCCGGGCTGACGGCGCTTTGTCTGCTGGGCGGAGATCAGCAGGGGCCGGTCTATGCCCTCAGTCTGGCGATCATACTGGCGTTGCTGGCCGCCCTGTGCAGTGGCCTGCGCTGGCGCATCCGTACAGCAGCTCCTGTGGCCAGACCCTGA